In Deinococcus proteolyticus MRP, a single genomic region encodes these proteins:
- a CDS encoding Ohr family peroxiredoxin: protein MQKLYTATATAHGAPGQQVATDDRRIDLPLSLPTELGGEGGDGTNPEQLLAAGYSSCFLAALGIVSKRREVSLSPDIQVQTRLELYENGDAYDFKVYLTVSGSDVDAAQLQPLLDETLKVCPITRATQGAEISVSAG from the coding sequence ATGCAAAAACTCTATACCGCCACCGCTACCGCCCACGGCGCTCCTGGTCAGCAGGTTGCCACCGACGACCGCCGCATTGACCTGCCGCTGAGCCTGCCCACTGAACTGGGCGGCGAGGGCGGCGACGGCACCAACCCCGAGCAGCTGCTGGCCGCCGGCTACTCCAGCTGCTTTCTGGCTGCGCTGGGGATCGTCAGCAAGCGCCGGGAAGTGAGCCTGTCGCCCGACATCCAGGTCCAGACTCGGCTGGAACTCTACGAGAACGGCGACGCCTACGATTTCAAGGTGTACCTCACCGTGAGCGGCAGCGACGTGGACGCTGCTCAGCTGCAACCGCTGCTGGACGAAACCCTGAAGGTCTGCCCTATCACCCGCGCTACACAGGGAGCCGAGATCAGCGTCAGCGCCGGCTGA
- a CDS encoding helix-turn-helix domain-containing protein, translating to MTQLTHNQESETKSLSDNYVDTVTHRPGSVILYPGPSDMLYRVQSGLIRIHTMDDDGNGLTLRYVKPGEYFGEEALSGTERAYFAEAVTDSAVDVINPALMSSEDNLMVTGHLVRTLERAYESIFRLVGKRLRARIAAELLELKDTALATELDSGETMIYATHDELAAAVGSVRETVTKVVGELSRDGVISAGYGKITLKDEDALAEIAAS from the coding sequence ATGACGCAACTCACCCACAACCAAGAGTCCGAAACCAAGTCCCTGAGCGACAACTACGTGGATACCGTGACCCACCGTCCCGGCTCCGTCATTCTGTACCCCGGCCCCAGCGACATGCTGTACCGCGTTCAGAGCGGCCTGATCCGGATTCACACCATGGATGACGACGGCAACGGCCTGACCCTGCGCTACGTGAAGCCTGGCGAGTACTTCGGGGAAGAAGCCCTGAGCGGCACCGAGCGCGCTTACTTCGCCGAAGCCGTGACCGACTCGGCCGTGGACGTGATCAACCCTGCCCTGATGAGCAGCGAAGACAACCTGATGGTGACCGGCCACCTGGTCCGCACCCTGGAACGTGCTTATGAAAGCATCTTCCGTCTGGTGGGCAAGCGGCTGCGCGCCCGCATCGCCGCCGAGCTGCTGGAACTCAAGGACACTGCCCTGGCCACCGAACTGGACAGCGGCGAGACCATGATCTATGCCACCCACGACGAGCTGGCGGCCGCAGTGGGCAGCGTGCGCGAGACGGTGACTAAAGTGGTCGGTGAACTCAGCCGTGACGGGGTCATCAGTGCTGGCTACGGCAAGATTACCCTCAAAGACGAAGACGCTCTGGCCGAAATCGCAGCCAGCTGA
- a CDS encoding DNA-3-methyladenine glycosylase: MKLLPALAPDFFARDPVAVARELLGAVLVCTDRYGERMTGRIVETEAYDCLRDPACTAGRFHAARSAEMSIAPGHWLFWAAHGHPLLQVSCREQGVSASVLIRALEPLEGRGQMLLHRPVTRERDLTNGPAKLVYALGLNPQVVAHTPVNRPDLYLDWTGPLPPEQVQVTARVGIKEGRNLPWRFVVRGNPWVSPGVPSMELAVGAPDL, encoded by the coding sequence TTGAAGCTTCTGCCCGCCCTTGCCCCCGACTTTTTCGCCCGCGACCCGGTCGCCGTGGCCCGCGAACTGCTGGGCGCCGTGCTGGTCTGTACGGACCGCTACGGCGAGCGCATGACCGGCCGGATTGTGGAGACCGAGGCCTACGACTGCCTGCGTGACCCGGCCTGTACCGCCGGGCGCTTTCACGCCGCCCGCAGCGCCGAGATGAGCATCGCGCCGGGGCACTGGCTGTTCTGGGCGGCGCACGGCCACCCGCTGCTGCAGGTCAGCTGCCGCGAACAGGGCGTCAGCGCCAGCGTGCTGATTCGGGCGCTGGAACCGCTGGAAGGCAGAGGCCAGATGCTGCTGCACCGGCCCGTGACCCGCGAACGCGACCTGACCAACGGCCCCGCCAAGCTGGTATACGCGCTGGGCCTGAACCCGCAGGTGGTCGCCCACACCCCGGTGAACCGCCCAGACCTGTACCTGGACTGGACCGGCCCGCTGCCGCCAGAGCAGGTGCAGGTCACGGCGCGGGTGGGCATCAAAGAAGGGCGCAATCTGCCCTGGCGCTTTGTGGTGCGCGGGAACCCCTGGGTATCGCCGGGGGTGCCCAGTATGGAGCTGGCCGTGGGGGCGCCGGACCTGTAA
- the glmM gene encoding phosphoglucosamine mutase has product MSERKYFGTDGVRSVAGLAPLTADWVLKLGQAAGEVLNRRAGKRASVVIGKDTRQSGDMLAAALAAGLTSRGVSVIHLGVLPTPGVSYLTRYLNADAGVVISASHNPAADNGIKFFGFDGEKLLDATELEIEAMIDEVGGLAPVTGVDLGSVTNYAEAERIYLNFLREHAPDLSGLKIALDCANGAAYRIAPKVFQAAGADVFAVYTTPDGRNINRGCGSTHMDHLRLIVAEGEYDLGIAFDGDADRALLVDSRGNLIHGDHMLLLNARARREESVVATIMTNMALEVKLREEAKALERTAVGDRYVHERLKSKGLSLGGEQSGHMLFLDVAPTGDGVLTALLTLSSMKALGTTLDDLHDELVMFPQTLINVPVADKKAIASDAQVQAAVSEAEAALSGRGRVNLRPSGTEQLIRVMVEGPDQAEIMDVAERLAGVVRTRGGAAG; this is encoded by the coding sequence ATGAGTGAACGGAAATATTTCGGCACCGATGGAGTGCGTTCGGTGGCCGGCCTGGCCCCACTGACGGCCGACTGGGTTCTCAAACTGGGCCAGGCGGCCGGCGAAGTGCTGAACCGCCGCGCCGGCAAGCGCGCCAGCGTGGTCATCGGCAAGGACACCCGCCAGAGTGGTGACATGCTGGCTGCTGCACTGGCTGCCGGCCTGACCAGCCGGGGGGTCAGCGTGATTCACCTCGGCGTGCTGCCCACGCCCGGCGTAAGCTACCTGACCCGTTACCTGAACGCCGACGCGGGCGTGGTCATCAGCGCCTCGCACAACCCAGCCGCCGATAACGGCATCAAGTTCTTCGGCTTTGACGGCGAGAAGTTGCTGGACGCCACCGAGCTGGAAATCGAGGCCATGATTGACGAGGTGGGCGGCCTGGCACCCGTGACCGGCGTGGACCTGGGCAGCGTCACCAACTATGCCGAGGCCGAGCGCATCTACCTGAACTTCCTGCGCGAACATGCCCCGGACCTCTCGGGCCTCAAAATTGCGCTGGACTGCGCGAACGGTGCCGCATACCGCATCGCGCCCAAAGTGTTTCAGGCGGCAGGGGCCGATGTGTTCGCCGTCTACACCACTCCCGACGGCCGCAACATCAACCGGGGCTGCGGCTCCACCCACATGGACCACCTGCGCCTGATTGTGGCCGAGGGCGAATACGACCTGGGCATTGCCTTTGACGGGGACGCCGACCGCGCCCTGCTGGTCGATTCACGCGGCAACCTGATTCACGGCGACCACATGCTGCTGCTGAACGCCCGTGCCCGCCGTGAGGAGAGCGTGGTAGCCACCATCATGACCAACATGGCGCTGGAAGTGAAGCTGCGTGAGGAAGCCAAAGCCCTGGAACGCACCGCCGTAGGTGACCGCTACGTGCATGAGCGCCTCAAGTCCAAGGGCCTGAGCCTGGGCGGCGAGCAAAGCGGCCACATGCTGTTTCTGGATGTGGCCCCTACCGGCGACGGCGTGCTGACGGCTCTGCTGACCCTGAGCAGCATGAAGGCGCTCGGCACCACTCTGGATGACCTGCACGACGAACTGGTGATGTTCCCCCAGACGCTGATCAACGTGCCGGTGGCCGATAAAAAGGCGATTGCCAGCGACGCCCAGGTGCAGGCCGCCGTGAGCGAAGCCGAAGCGGCCCTGTCGGGACGTGGCCGGGTGAACCTGCGGCCCTCGGGCACCGAGCAGCTGATTCGCGTGATGGTGGAAGGCCCCGACCAGGCCGAGATTATGGACGTGGCCGAGCGGCTGGCCGGTGTGGTGAGGACGCGGGGCGGCGCGGCCGGCTGA
- the recG gene encoding ATP-dependent DNA helicase RecG, whose protein sequence is MPTVAELADRLTKPLTLELKSGCQNRVVAGGLEGLLRGPLANPFPQVREMLEGYAGWSVPEREQALGRALEALAAKAAGKAPSAQTRRSVPKATIKETVPPAPAGAQLPIDAPIERLDSGRGGERKLKSLGLHQLRDLLHYYPHRHEDRRALPSLDHVEEGQKVTVQGVVVSRFKRTPKPRMTILEATLETGGGRVKATWFNQPWMERQLREGARVIVTGRVKRFGRTAQLAAEHLESLDSAEGSLSTGRIVGVYDAKEGISQEFLRRAAWRALQAAPLDDYLPAHWRREYGLTPLADALQGIHFPADEGQLSRAMARLRFDEYLFLELRMLLQGEEAVLQGKRFEAHPEDIDRFEGNLPFNFTGAQRRVLGEIVEEMRSDRQMARLVQGDVGSGKTAVAACALYLAVRDGYQGALMAPTEILARQHYANLCKYLEPLDVRVGLLIGAMTPKAKLDMQGRIALGEVDIVVGTQALIQENVQWDNLGLAVIDEEHRFGVMQRRKLLASRPDVLVMSATPIPRSLALTAYGDLELSVIDELPPGRTPIETKLIQDGYRAQAYGFVMGQIRQGRQAYVVTALIEENENLELLAATELAENLAEMLPEARIGLLHGKMTAAEKDDIMASFRRHDFDLLVSTTVIEVGVDVPNATVMVIENAERFGLSQLHQLRGRVGRGSLQSYCVLIAGEMSKKTEQRLRIIEGSTDGFVIAEADLKLRGPGEIRGTRQSGIPDLRLGDLANDAEVIEQARQLAKHILSNDPRLEHPRLQYLRSELQNRSQSVAFREVI, encoded by the coding sequence GTGCCGACCGTTGCCGAACTCGCCGACCGCCTGACCAAACCCCTGACCCTGGAACTGAAATCCGGGTGTCAGAACCGGGTGGTGGCCGGGGGGCTGGAGGGGCTGCTGCGCGGACCACTGGCAAACCCTTTTCCGCAGGTGCGCGAGATGCTGGAAGGCTACGCAGGCTGGAGCGTGCCCGAACGCGAGCAGGCGCTGGGCCGGGCACTGGAGGCGCTGGCCGCCAAGGCTGCCGGCAAAGCACCTTCCGCGCAGACCAGGCGCAGCGTCCCCAAAGCAACCATCAAGGAAACCGTGCCGCCTGCCCCGGCCGGCGCTCAGCTGCCCATCGACGCTCCCATCGAACGGCTGGACAGTGGGCGCGGCGGCGAGCGCAAGCTCAAATCGCTGGGCCTGCACCAGCTGCGCGACCTGCTGCACTACTACCCGCATCGCCACGAGGACCGCCGCGCCCTGCCCAGCCTGGACCATGTGGAAGAGGGCCAGAAAGTCACCGTGCAGGGGGTGGTGGTCAGCCGCTTCAAGCGCACGCCCAAGCCGCGTATGACCATTCTGGAAGCCACTCTGGAAACCGGAGGCGGCCGGGTCAAGGCGACCTGGTTCAACCAACCCTGGATGGAGCGGCAGCTGCGTGAGGGAGCCCGCGTCATCGTGACCGGGCGGGTCAAGCGCTTCGGGCGCACCGCGCAGCTGGCCGCCGAACACCTGGAGAGCCTGGACAGTGCCGAAGGCAGCCTCAGCACCGGGCGCATCGTGGGCGTGTACGACGCCAAAGAAGGCATCAGCCAGGAGTTCCTGCGGCGGGCGGCGTGGCGGGCACTTCAGGCGGCGCCGCTGGACGATTACCTGCCCGCGCACTGGCGGCGCGAGTACGGCCTGACCCCGCTGGCCGACGCCCTACAGGGCATTCACTTTCCGGCCGACGAGGGGCAGCTCTCGCGGGCGATGGCGCGGCTGCGCTTTGACGAATACCTGTTTCTGGAACTGCGGATGCTGCTGCAAGGCGAGGAAGCCGTGCTGCAAGGCAAGAGATTCGAGGCGCACCCCGAGGACATCGACCGATTTGAGGGCAACCTGCCCTTCAACTTCACCGGAGCGCAGCGGCGGGTGCTGGGGGAAATTGTGGAGGAAATGCGCTCGGACCGCCAGATGGCGCGGCTGGTGCAGGGCGACGTGGGCAGCGGCAAGACCGCCGTGGCCGCCTGCGCCCTCTACCTCGCCGTGCGCGACGGCTACCAGGGCGCACTGATGGCCCCCACCGAGATTCTGGCGCGGCAGCACTACGCCAACCTCTGCAAGTATCTCGAACCGCTGGACGTACGGGTGGGCCTGCTGATTGGGGCCATGACCCCCAAGGCCAAGCTGGACATGCAGGGCCGGATTGCGCTGGGTGAGGTGGATATCGTGGTGGGCACCCAAGCGCTGATTCAGGAAAATGTGCAGTGGGACAATCTGGGCTTGGCGGTGATTGACGAAGAACACCGCTTCGGCGTGATGCAGCGCCGCAAACTGCTGGCAAGCCGCCCCGACGTGCTGGTGATGTCCGCCACCCCGATTCCGCGCAGCCTGGCACTGACGGCTTATGGTGACCTGGAACTGAGCGTCATTGACGAACTGCCCCCAGGCCGCACCCCGATTGAAACCAAGCTGATTCAGGACGGCTACCGCGCCCAGGCCTACGGCTTCGTGATGGGCCAGATTCGTCAGGGACGGCAAGCCTACGTGGTCACGGCCCTGATTGAAGAAAATGAAAATCTGGAGCTGCTGGCCGCCACCGAGCTGGCCGAGAACCTGGCCGAAATGCTGCCCGAGGCCCGTATCGGCCTGCTGCACGGCAAGATGACGGCGGCGGAGAAGGACGACATCATGGCTTCGTTCCGCCGCCACGACTTCGACCTGCTCGTCAGCACCACCGTGATTGAGGTGGGCGTGGACGTGCCCAACGCCACGGTCATGGTAATTGAGAACGCCGAGCGCTTCGGCCTCAGCCAGTTGCACCAGCTGCGCGGGCGGGTAGGGCGCGGCAGCTTGCAGAGCTACTGCGTGCTGATTGCGGGCGAGATGAGCAAAAAGACCGAGCAGCGCCTGCGGATTATCGAGGGCAGCACCGACGGCTTCGTGATTGCCGAAGCCGACCTGAAACTGCGCGGCCCCGGTGAGATTCGCGGCACCCGTCAGAGCGGCATTCCGGACCTGCGCCTGGGCGACCTCGCCAACGACGCCGAAGTGATTGAGCAGGCCCGCCAGCTTGCCAAGCACATCCTGTCCAACGACCCCCGGCTGGAGCACCCACGGCTGCAATATCTGCGCTCCGAGCTGCAAAACCGCAGTCAGAGCGTGGCGTTCAGGGAGGTGATTTAG
- a CDS encoding organic hydroperoxide resistance protein, with protein MANLYETTVKTQGARGGTIQSEDGRLQLDLSVPKALGGDDGQGTNPEQLFAAGYGACFQGAMGLVARRQGIQLPEGSSITATVGMEKDDVSFLLNAHLVGRFPGMDREQAQKLMEETLEVCPYSRATKGNMQTSVSVAD; from the coding sequence ATGGCTAACCTTTACGAGACGACGGTCAAAACCCAGGGCGCCCGTGGCGGCACTATTCAGAGCGAAGACGGCCGCTTGCAGCTGGACCTCAGCGTGCCGAAAGCACTGGGCGGCGACGATGGACAGGGCACCAACCCCGAGCAGCTGTTCGCCGCCGGCTACGGCGCCTGCTTTCAGGGCGCCATGGGCCTGGTGGCCCGCCGCCAGGGTATTCAGCTGCCCGAAGGCAGCTCCATCACCGCCACGGTAGGCATGGAGAAAGACGACGTGTCCTTCCTGCTGAACGCCCACCTGGTCGGCCGCTTCCCCGGCATGGACCGCGAGCAGGCCCAAAAGCTGATGGAAGAAACCCTGGAAGTGTGCCCCTACTCCCGCGCCACCAAGGGCAACATGCAGACCAGCGTCAGCGTGGCCGACTGA
- a CDS encoding YdcF family protein, with translation MTPRFPTSAYLRPLAFGLLAGVLLAAAGVGIGYRGFGGLGALLLVALSPLLALWRPGRAALWAGLGTVALLYGAALFTPLVPRALTALTEAQAPAPADAIIVLGGGLSCAEGSLEPASAARLSRGTDLWRAGYADTLVFSSQSDALTPPECPRMSDLQAAQLRRWFDRPPRILTLRGVTDTADEARQAARLEAEYGWRRVLLVTSPSHSARAAALFRRELSAEVLSVPAEEWRFSLSGETAQSRLAGLNVVLYEALSRVKARLLR, from the coding sequence GTGACCCCCCGCTTCCCCACGTCGGCGTATCTCCGTCCCCTGGCTTTTGGCCTGCTGGCCGGCGTGCTGCTGGCGGCGGCGGGGGTAGGCATCGGCTACCGGGGGTTTGGGGGGCTGGGCGCGCTGCTGCTGGTGGCGCTCAGCCCGCTGCTGGCGCTCTGGCGTCCGGGCCGCGCAGCGCTGTGGGCTGGGCTGGGGACAGTCGCGCTGCTGTACGGCGCGGCCCTGTTCACGCCGCTGGTGCCCCGTGCCCTGACAGCCCTGACCGAAGCCCAGGCCCCAGCTCCGGCCGACGCCATCATCGTGCTGGGTGGGGGCCTGAGCTGCGCCGAAGGTTCGCTGGAACCGGCCAGCGCGGCCCGCCTGAGCCGGGGCACCGACCTGTGGCGGGCCGGGTATGCGGACACGCTGGTGTTCAGCTCGCAGTCGGACGCGCTGACCCCGCCGGAATGCCCGCGCATGTCGGACCTGCAGGCCGCGCAGCTGCGCCGCTGGTTCGACCGGCCCCCGCGTATCCTGACCCTACGCGGCGTGACCGACACTGCCGACGAGGCCCGCCAGGCTGCCCGGCTGGAGGCCGAGTACGGCTGGCGGCGGGTGCTGCTGGTCACCAGTCCCTCGCACTCGGCCCGCGCCGCCGCGCTGTTTCGCCGCGAACTGTCGGCCGAAGTGCTGAGTGTGCCTGCCGAGGAGTGGCGCTTTTCGCTGAGTGGCGAAACGGCCCAGAGCCGCCTCGCAGGCCTGAACGTGGTGCTGTACGAGGCCCTGTCGCGGGTCAAGGCGCGGCTGCTGCGCTGA
- a CDS encoding DUF1572 family protein, which translates to MDTVPTAAAGLGQLYLDDLRERSAQTRRLGEQALAQLEPEDWHRVYMPGDNSAAVLVQHLAGNMQSRWGLLRSGYRPGVDGEAPGRDRDAEFVDQGLSPAQLWERWDTAWATFEAALAALDPQDLTRSLAIRSEPHTVLGALQRQAIHNSGHVYQLVMLAKSLRGSDWQTASIPRGGSQAHNRELARRFEAGGRAEEPAS; encoded by the coding sequence ATGGACACTGTACCGACGGCCGCCGCTGGTCTAGGCCAGCTATATCTGGACGACCTGCGTGAGCGTTCGGCGCAGACCCGCCGCCTGGGTGAGCAGGCCCTGGCCCAGTTGGAGCCGGAAGATTGGCACCGCGTCTATATGCCGGGCGACAACTCGGCCGCCGTGCTGGTGCAGCACCTGGCCGGGAACATGCAGTCCCGCTGGGGCCTGCTGCGCAGCGGCTACCGCCCCGGCGTGGACGGTGAAGCCCCAGGCCGCGACCGGGACGCCGAATTTGTGGACCAGGGCCTTAGCCCGGCGCAGCTGTGGGAACGCTGGGACACGGCCTGGGCCACCTTCGAGGCGGCGCTCGCGGCCCTGGACCCGCAGGATCTTACCCGCTCGCTCGCCATTCGCAGCGAGCCGCACACTGTCCTGGGAGCCTTGCAGCGCCAGGCCATTCACAACAGCGGTCACGTCTATCAGCTGGTGATGCTGGCCAAATCTCTGCGGGGCAGCGACTGGCAGACGGCCAGCATCCCGCGTGGCGGTTCGCAGGCCCACAACCGCGAGCTGGCGCGCCGCTTTGAGGCAGGCGGTAGAGCAGAGGAGCCAGCGAGCTGA
- a CDS encoding 2Fe-2S iron-sulfur cluster-binding protein, whose product MTESVIAQQEAQPITLTVEGFGEIEAKSGERLTTALERGGVDILHRCGGVAKCTTCRVEFLEGEPDEMTVAEYDKLTEKELLNVARLSCQIHCAEGMSLRVLQTETSSGLERGKAISEEIQPEPQWTVRPGASTEG is encoded by the coding sequence ATGACTGAATCCGTCATCGCTCAACAGGAAGCGCAGCCCATCACCCTGACCGTAGAAGGATTTGGCGAGATTGAAGCCAAGTCAGGCGAGCGTCTGACCACAGCTTTGGAACGCGGCGGCGTGGACATCCTTCACCGCTGCGGTGGGGTCGCGAAGTGCACCACCTGCCGGGTGGAGTTTCTGGAAGGCGAACCGGACGAAATGACGGTTGCGGAATACGACAAGTTGACCGAAAAAGAGTTGCTGAATGTGGCCCGGCTCTCGTGCCAGATTCACTGCGCCGAGGGCATGAGCCTGCGCGTGCTGCAAACCGAAACGAGCAGCGGCCTGGAGCGTGGCAAGGCCATCAGCGAGGAGATTCAGCCTGAGCCGCAGTGGACGGTGCGCCCTGGGGCCAGCACCGAGGGTTGA
- a CDS encoding SDR family oxidoreductase produces MTRHTPLNGRTILITGATEGIGRATAAELAGRGARVLLLGRNRQKLAATARQVGAAAAYRADLSELREVAAIAAEIRRREPRIDVLVNNAGGIFAPRQETREGLEMTWALNVLSPFLLTRELLPTLRGSADPRVITVASDAHRMARLDLSDPEHKRNYRSWPAYNASKLANVLFARELARREPWLTAATLHPGVVRSGFNSNNAGLQAALWKVVDLFALTPEQGARTSVFLAGAPELPQSGGYWAQSRLTAPAPGALDDGLALDLWETCEDYLRRLGL; encoded by the coding sequence ATGACCAGACACACTCCCCTGAACGGCCGGACCATTCTGATTACCGGCGCCACCGAGGGCATCGGCCGGGCCACCGCCGCCGAGCTGGCCGGGCGCGGCGCCCGCGTGCTGCTGCTGGGCCGCAACCGGCAGAAGCTGGCCGCCACTGCGCGTCAGGTGGGGGCGGCGGCCGCCTACCGCGCCGACCTCAGCGAACTGCGGGAGGTGGCGGCCATCGCTGCCGAGATTCGCCGCCGTGAACCCCGCATCGACGTGCTGGTCAACAATGCCGGCGGTATCTTCGCCCCCCGGCAGGAGACCCGCGAGGGGCTGGAGATGACCTGGGCGCTGAACGTCCTGTCGCCCTTCTTGCTGACCCGCGAGCTGCTGCCCACGCTGCGCGGGTCAGCCGACCCCCGCGTGATTACGGTGGCGTCGGACGCGCACCGCATGGCCCGGCTGGACCTGAGCGACCCCGAACACAAGCGCAACTACCGGTCCTGGCCCGCCTACAACGCTTCCAAGCTGGCAAACGTGCTGTTTGCCCGCGAACTGGCCCGCCGCGAGCCCTGGCTGACGGCCGCCACGCTGCATCCCGGCGTGGTCCGCAGCGGCTTTAACAGCAACAATGCCGGCCTGCAAGCGGCGCTGTGGAAAGTGGTGGACCTGTTCGCCCTGACCCCCGAGCAGGGTGCCCGGACCAGCGTCTTTTTGGCGGGCGCTCCGGAGCTTCCGCAGAGCGGCGGCTACTGGGCCCAGTCCCGCCTGACTGCTCCTGCACCCGGCGCCCTGGACGACGGCTTGGCGCTGGACCTGTGGGAGACCTGCGAGGACTATCTACGCCGCCTGGGGCTGTGA
- a CDS encoding YgjV family protein, which translates to MFLNLPFSEWLGYAASVFVGISLLMGDMRRLRVINLIGCVLFTVYGLIIGAYPVAAMNLFGAAVNIYHLTRLRSAKAVS; encoded by the coding sequence GTGTTTTTGAATCTGCCCTTCTCCGAGTGGCTGGGGTACGCCGCTTCCGTCTTCGTGGGTATCTCGCTGCTGATGGGCGACATGCGCCGGCTGCGGGTCATCAACCTGATCGGCTGCGTGCTGTTTACGGTGTACGGGCTGATAATCGGGGCCTACCCGGTTGCGGCCATGAACCTGTTCGGTGCAGCGGTCAATATCTACCACCTGACGCGGTTACGGAGCGCGAAAGCCGTATCTTAA